In Salisediminibacterium beveridgei, one DNA window encodes the following:
- a CDS encoding asparaginase encodes MKQVLVISTGGTIASKENDEGRLEAGAYSGEELALKTGLPNDIKVIIRSSHQKPSSHMRFEDLDEIRAIIEKEGSKMDGFVITHGTDTLEESAFYLDITLHDERPVVFTGSQRSPDDLGSDAYINLRHAIHAAASDQMSGTGVTVVFNERIFAAKYVKKEHASNIQGFNAFGFGYLGIIDHDNVSVFQKPVQKQFYTVKDQPVQVELIKSTMASSGMFIEACIKEQVDGIVVEGYGRGQVDPVMIAGIEKALEQNIPVVITTSSEEGAVYPVYDYPGSAYHLQTCGAILGGDYDAKKARIVLICALRSETGIRDSFNGQ; translated from the coding sequence ATGAAGCAAGTATTAGTAATTTCAACTGGGGGGACAATCGCCAGTAAGGAAAATGATGAAGGCAGGCTGGAGGCAGGTGCATATTCAGGGGAAGAACTGGCTTTGAAAACCGGGTTACCAAACGATATTAAAGTGATCATTCGCTCAAGTCACCAAAAGCCAAGCTCACATATGCGATTTGAAGATCTTGATGAAATCCGTGCGATCATCGAAAAAGAAGGGTCCAAGATGGATGGATTTGTGATCACGCACGGAACAGATACGTTGGAAGAATCGGCTTTTTATCTGGATATCACATTGCATGATGAACGTCCGGTAGTATTCACCGGTTCACAAAGATCACCGGATGATCTTGGTAGTGATGCTTATATTAACTTACGCCATGCGATTCATGCTGCTGCATCAGATCAAATGAGTGGGACCGGTGTAACGGTTGTCTTTAACGAAAGAATTTTTGCAGCGAAATACGTTAAGAAGGAACATGCTTCAAATATTCAAGGCTTCAATGCGTTCGGGTTCGGTTATCTTGGTATTATTGATCATGATAATGTGTCGGTGTTTCAAAAACCTGTCCAAAAGCAGTTTTATACTGTGAAGGATCAACCGGTACAGGTTGAATTGATTAAATCAACCATGGCAAGCAGCGGGATGTTTATTGAAGCGTGCATAAAAGAACAAGTTGACGGCATTGTGGTCGAGGGATATGGCAGAGGACAAGTTGATCCCGTGATGATCGCTGGAATTGAAAAAGCTCTTGAACAGAATATTCCCGTTGTGATCACCACGTCTTCAGAGGAGGGCGCTGTTTATCCAGTTTATGACTACCCGGGCAGTGCTTATCATCTTCAAACCTGTGGAGCTATTCTCGGTGGTGATTATGATGCCAAAAAAGCAAGGATTGTGCTGATTTGTGCACTTCGTTCCGAGACGGGTATCCGGGACAGTTTTAATGGTCAGTAA
- a CDS encoding MerR family transcriptional regulator, whose translation MSDKVGKYNIKAVSNMLGIHAGTLRAWERRYDLVKPVRNEAGHRLYTDEHLKVLKWIIDQVNRGFTVGQAVELLDREEVLRSPEIGSEPLNQIESMKTNIQTALLNFDETTATDHLDHAFNMFSTERVVISILGDILAEVGDLWEKGKILTAHEHYVTAYIRTRIGMVFQSLPVNGLLPKVICVCAPDETHEIGLLVFTFYLRRRGYDTIYLGGGIPGEDVIKIIEETRASFTVISVTMKDHISSGLSLLDQIHESFTDVKAGVGGAAIDHINPDLKKKYNHSIIGHHDDNWLDWMKT comes from the coding sequence ATGTCCGACAAGGTGGGGAAATATAATATAAAAGCGGTATCGAATATGCTGGGCATTCATGCAGGTACATTAAGAGCATGGGAAAGACGTTACGATTTGGTTAAACCAGTCAGAAATGAAGCTGGACATCGTTTGTACACAGACGAACATCTGAAGGTTCTGAAGTGGATCATCGATCAGGTCAACAGGGGATTCACCGTTGGCCAGGCTGTTGAGCTTCTTGACAGGGAAGAAGTTTTGCGTTCACCTGAAATTGGTTCAGAGCCGCTAAATCAAATTGAATCAATGAAAACAAACATCCAAACAGCATTACTGAATTTTGATGAAACTACTGCTACGGATCATTTGGACCATGCATTTAACATGTTCTCAACAGAGCGCGTTGTCATTTCAATTCTGGGTGACATCCTGGCAGAAGTTGGTGATCTTTGGGAGAAGGGAAAAATATTAACGGCTCATGAGCACTATGTTACAGCTTATATTCGTACAAGGATCGGAATGGTGTTTCAATCGCTCCCGGTAAACGGATTACTGCCCAAGGTTATTTGTGTATGCGCACCAGACGAAACACATGAAATTGGGCTTTTAGTTTTTACATTTTATTTACGCCGAAGAGGATACGACACGATCTATCTTGGCGGAGGAATACCTGGTGAAGACGTAATCAAGATCATTGAAGAGACGAGAGCCTCCTTCACGGTCATTTCTGTCACCATGAAAGATCATATTTCATCCGGGCTTTCATTGCTGGATCAGATCCACGAATCATTTACCGATGTCAAGGCTGGGGTTGGTGGAGCTGCGATAGATCATATAAACCCGGACCTCAAAAAGAAATACAATCATTCGATAATTGGTCATCACGATGATAATTGGTTGGATTGGATGAAAACTTGA
- a CDS encoding RecQ family ATP-dependent DNA helicase, producing the protein MNLEDQLKYFFGYSTFQGRQKEVISSVLSGCDTLAVLPTGAGKSLCYLLPSQITPGLTVVISPLVSLMEDQVMQLKAAGFKRTAHLSGMLDYKRKQELISQVDQLDVLFLSPEMLQQRNLQAKLLSTEISLFAVDEAHCISQWGHEFRTDYLRIGEFIKRLNNPVILALTATAPERVREDIIEQMGMNEPRRIISSVDRENIYLEEIEVETDDDKRENLLTLLKDTTEPAIIYCGTRNDAEQISTLLKRNHFLAEAYHGGMVKEDRLLIQQQFYYDQIRMVCATNAFGMGINKANIRHVIHYHIPSSIEQYIQEIGRAGRDGNQSTAHIIWKKEDLQLPLWMVESEFPNHAELEAIGKYIHENKGEILDLTKFYISEKQAEMIRFHLINALIIDEYSMIIFENKNELASSFNNMRNHFNHRSAEKRVQAASMGRLLLDESCIRERILVYFQEDELKTPEVCCNRCGKLPAGIVRSVPAEIKSGLMFENWESVLMRKFFGQEVLNEETN; encoded by the coding sequence TTGAATCTTGAGGATCAGCTTAAATATTTTTTCGGTTATTCAACATTTCAAGGACGTCAAAAAGAGGTGATATCATCCGTCTTGTCAGGGTGTGATACGCTGGCGGTTCTTCCGACAGGGGCGGGGAAGAGTTTGTGTTATCTTCTGCCTTCACAAATTACTCCTGGACTTACGGTAGTGATTTCTCCTCTTGTTTCTTTGATGGAAGATCAGGTCATGCAGCTTAAGGCTGCCGGTTTTAAACGAACGGCCCATTTAAGCGGTATGCTCGATTATAAAAGAAAACAGGAGTTGATCAGTCAGGTTGATCAGCTGGATGTGCTTTTCCTCTCACCGGAAATGCTTCAGCAAAGAAACTTACAGGCCAAACTCTTATCAACTGAAATTTCTCTGTTTGCAGTTGATGAGGCGCATTGCATCTCACAATGGGGACACGAGTTCCGTACGGACTATTTGAGAATTGGGGAATTCATTAAACGTTTAAATAATCCAGTGATTCTGGCTCTCACAGCTACGGCACCGGAAAGGGTCAGAGAAGATATCATTGAGCAAATGGGTATGAATGAACCGAGGAGGATTATATCATCAGTTGACCGGGAAAATATTTATCTTGAAGAAATCGAGGTCGAAACAGATGATGATAAACGTGAGAACCTTTTGACATTACTTAAAGACACCACTGAGCCTGCTATCATTTATTGCGGTACAAGAAATGATGCTGAACAGATCAGTACATTATTAAAAAGAAATCATTTTCTAGCAGAAGCCTATCATGGAGGCATGGTGAAAGAAGACCGGCTCCTGATTCAACAGCAATTTTATTATGATCAGATCAGAATGGTCTGTGCCACCAATGCGTTTGGGATGGGTATTAATAAAGCGAATATACGTCATGTGATCCATTACCACATTCCTTCATCTATCGAACAATACATTCAGGAAATTGGCAGAGCCGGCCGGGATGGGAATCAAAGTACAGCTCATATCATCTGGAAAAAGGAAGATCTGCAATTGCCACTCTGGATGGTTGAATCCGAGTTTCCAAATCATGCAGAGTTAGAGGCGATAGGGAAATATATTCATGAAAATAAAGGTGAAATACTTGATCTGACGAAATTTTATATATCTGAGAAGCAAGCTGAAATGATCCGTTTTCATCTGATCAACGCATTAATAATCGATGAGTACAGTATGATTATTTTTGAAAACAAGAACGAACTAGCCTCTTCCTTTAACAACATGCGAAATCATTTCAATCACCGCTCTGCGGAAAAAAGAGTACAAGCTGCTTCTATGGGAAGATTGTTATTGGATGAAAGTTGTATCCGTGAACGAATTCTGGTTTATTTTCAGGAGGATGAACTCAAAACCCCGGAAGTATGTTGCAATCGCTGTGGAAAACTACCGGCAGGGATTGTTCGTTCAGTTCCTGCAGAAATAAAATCAGGGCTGATGTTTGAGAATTGGGAATCAGTTCTAATGCGTAAATTTTTTGGTCAAGAGGTGCTGAATGAAGAGACAAATTGA
- a CDS encoding 4Fe-4S dicluster domain-containing protein, producing the protein MNRVVFHEDHCKGCGLCISVCPKGIIQAAEHMNKKGYQPVEVINQEACTSCTACALICPDTVITVYRPDKTA; encoded by the coding sequence ATGAACAGAGTGGTATTTCATGAAGATCATTGTAAAGGCTGTGGATTATGCATTTCGGTTTGCCCGAAAGGAATCATACAGGCTGCAGAACATATGAATAAAAAAGGGTATCAGCCTGTTGAAGTAATCAATCAGGAGGCATGTACAAGTTGTACGGCATGTGCACTGATATGTCCCGATACCGTAATCACGGTTTACCGCCCGGACAAAACAGCATGA
- a CDS encoding thiamine pyrophosphate-dependent enzyme: MKTVFEKTSGLTEKETHYCPGCTHGIIHRITAEVLEELNVLEQTIGVASVGCSVLSYDYFNCDMTQAAHGRAPAVATGIRRVLPEDRIIFTYQGDGDLASIGMGEIVHSAARSENITVIFVNNAIYGMTGGQMAPTTLTGQKTVTSPEGRNTAMQGLPIRVAEMLSTLDGATYIERVSVHDVAHIMKTKKALKRAFETQKAGLGFTMIEILSTCPTNWGIDPEESLSFIKEEMIPYYPLGVFQDRRKEKG, from the coding sequence ATGAAAACCGTATTCGAAAAAACATCAGGATTGACTGAAAAAGAAACGCATTATTGTCCAGGTTGTACACATGGCATTATTCACAGGATAACTGCTGAAGTACTTGAAGAGTTGAATGTTCTTGAACAAACCATTGGTGTAGCCTCTGTTGGGTGCTCGGTCTTATCATATGACTATTTTAATTGTGACATGACTCAAGCCGCCCATGGACGAGCTCCTGCAGTAGCAACTGGCATCAGGCGTGTTTTGCCGGAAGACCGCATCATTTTCACGTATCAGGGAGACGGTGATCTGGCATCAATAGGAATGGGTGAAATAGTACACAGTGCAGCAAGAAGTGAAAATATCACAGTGATTTTCGTCAATAATGCGATCTATGGTATGACCGGAGGACAAATGGCGCCGACAACACTGACAGGGCAGAAAACGGTGACTTCTCCCGAGGGTAGGAATACTGCCATGCAAGGACTGCCGATCCGGGTCGCAGAAATGTTGTCAACGTTGGATGGAGCCACATATATTGAGCGCGTTTCTGTTCATGATGTGGCACATATCATGAAAACAAAGAAAGCGTTAAAAAGAGCATTCGAGACTCAAAAAGCGGGCCTTGGTTTTACGATGATCGAAATCTTATCCACCTGTCCGACGAATTGGGGGATTGATCCGGAAGAGTCGCTGTCGTTTATTAAAGAAGAAATGATTCCTTATTATCCACTAGGTGTCTTCCAGGATCGCAGGAAAGAGAAAGGGTGA
- a CDS encoding CPBP family intramembrane glutamic endopeptidase, whose product MKRQIELVDQMTDRELLLNVYATQIIILSVAFGLSWIISGSPVDWIKTVSFSADAILAGVIFAVIIVALEIFMDKHLPHQWLDDGGINERLFRSISPFHILILTAIIGISEEILFRGVIQEQFGLVVASVLFAAVHVRYWHNRFLFSFMVVLSFMFGLVYLWSGNLLSVIIAHVLIDFLLGLYIKKTSAKIER is encoded by the coding sequence ATGAAGAGACAAATTGAACTGGTCGATCAAATGACTGACAGAGAGCTTCTTTTGAATGTCTATGCGACTCAAATTATCATTCTGAGCGTCGCTTTTGGCTTAAGCTGGATCATATCCGGATCTCCTGTCGACTGGATTAAAACGGTTTCTTTCTCGGCCGATGCAATTTTGGCAGGTGTCATTTTTGCGGTTATTATCGTGGCTCTCGAGATCTTTATGGATAAGCATTTACCCCATCAATGGCTTGATGATGGTGGTATCAATGAACGTCTATTCAGGAGTATCTCGCCGTTCCATATATTGATACTTACTGCTATAATAGGCATTAGCGAGGAAATATTGTTCAGAGGCGTTATCCAGGAACAATTCGGGTTGGTGGTTGCCTCGGTCTTATTTGCTGCAGTACATGTAAGATATTGGCACAACAGATTTTTATTCAGTTTTATGGTTGTATTGAGCTTTATGTTCGGTCTCGTCTACTTATGGAGTGGTAATTTACTCTCGGTCATTATTGCTCATGTACTGATTGATTTTCTTCTTGGATTATATATAAAAAAAACATCTGCAAAGATTGAAAGGTGA
- a CDS encoding YpdA family putative bacillithiol disulfide reductase → MNKKQVVIVGAGPCGISAAIECEKAGCDVTLIEKGNIVNALYHYPTHQQFFSTSEKLAIGDIPFYSTERKPKRNEALVYYRKVAEEYDLHINAFEEVQSIHQQSDGKFTVETKKKNNDIKTYQSDAVIIATGYYDSPNYLGVPGEEQNHVLHYFHEAHPFFNQKVAVIGGKNSAVDAALELEKAGAEVTVYYRDNDYSSSIKPWILPEFESLVRHGKITMHFNTAIESIGKDTITVNHEKLNRQTYDADFVFAMTGYHPDHSFIRSMGVKVDEASGRPEYDPETMETNVPGIYIAGVIAAGNNANEIFIENGRHHGELIAKSIIV, encoded by the coding sequence ATGAATAAGAAACAAGTTGTTATCGTTGGAGCAGGTCCTTGCGGGATATCTGCAGCGATTGAATGTGAAAAAGCCGGCTGTGATGTGACCTTGATTGAAAAAGGGAATATTGTAAATGCCCTTTACCATTATCCGACTCATCAACAGTTTTTCAGCACGAGTGAAAAACTTGCTATTGGCGACATTCCTTTTTACAGTACCGAACGTAAACCAAAACGAAATGAAGCATTGGTCTATTATCGCAAAGTTGCAGAAGAATATGACTTACACATCAATGCTTTCGAAGAGGTTCAATCAATCCATCAACAATCTGATGGTAAATTCACAGTTGAAACCAAAAAGAAAAATAATGATATAAAAACTTACCAGTCAGACGCGGTTATTATTGCGACGGGTTATTATGACTCTCCTAATTATTTGGGTGTTCCTGGAGAAGAGCAAAATCATGTTTTGCATTATTTTCATGAAGCTCATCCATTCTTCAATCAGAAAGTTGCGGTCATAGGGGGTAAAAATTCGGCCGTGGATGCAGCACTGGAACTTGAAAAAGCTGGGGCAGAAGTTACTGTCTATTACAGGGACAATGATTATTCATCGAGTATTAAACCTTGGATTCTGCCGGAATTTGAATCATTGGTGCGTCACGGGAAAATTACAATGCACTTCAATACAGCGATTGAATCGATTGGTAAAGATACCATAACCGTCAATCATGAGAAGTTGAATCGCCAGACGTACGATGCCGATTTTGTTTTTGCTATGACCGGCTATCATCCTGATCACTCTTTTATCCGTTCAATGGGTGTGAAGGTTGATGAAGCAAGTGGGCGACCTGAATACGATCCTGAGACGATGGAAACGAACGTACCCGGAATTTACATTGCAGGTGTGATTGCTGCGGGAAACAATGCGAACGAAATCTTTATAGAAAACGGCAGGCATCATGGAGAATTGATTGCGAAATCGATAATAGTATAA
- a CDS encoding 3-methyl-2-oxobutanoate dehydrogenase subunit VorB, with the protein MVKVLMKGNEVIGEAAIQADCYYFFGYPITPQSELVAYMAKRLPEVGGVFLQAESEISAINMVYGAASAGVRVMTSSSSPGFSLKQEGISYLAGAELPAVIVNVGRGGPGLGNIQPAQSDYFQVTKGGGHGDYYTPVLAPSSLQEIAELTQEGFRIADQYRTPVIILGDGMLGQMMEPVDFDAVEKVDQVFAKEWATTGTKGDGGPKTITSLDLNDVLLEERNHRLQAKYQEIRDKEVKVICHYEEEADWFVVAYGTVGRIVQSAVEKAREEGVNVGLIRPVSLWPFPHETISGFSETSSHILVVEMSAGQMVEDVRLAVEGKAPVSFYGRNGGVIPSVGEILEQIMKIDAGVTVR; encoded by the coding sequence ATGGTGAAAGTTCTGATGAAGGGAAATGAAGTGATCGGGGAAGCTGCAATTCAAGCTGATTGCTATTATTTTTTCGGTTATCCCATCACACCTCAGAGTGAGCTGGTTGCCTATATGGCAAAACGTTTACCTGAAGTAGGAGGGGTATTTCTTCAAGCGGAAAGTGAAATCAGTGCAATCAATATGGTCTACGGAGCTGCATCCGCCGGTGTAAGAGTGATGACTTCATCATCAAGTCCCGGGTTCAGCTTAAAACAGGAGGGAATTTCTTATCTAGCCGGCGCAGAATTGCCTGCAGTGATTGTGAATGTTGGTCGAGGTGGACCCGGGCTTGGTAATATTCAACCGGCTCAGTCCGATTATTTTCAGGTTACAAAAGGTGGGGGACACGGCGATTATTACACACCGGTCCTTGCTCCTTCCTCTTTGCAGGAAATTGCTGAATTGACTCAGGAAGGGTTCAGGATTGCCGATCAATACAGGACACCTGTTATCATCCTTGGAGACGGTATGCTCGGACAGATGATGGAACCTGTTGATTTCGATGCTGTTGAAAAAGTCGATCAAGTATTTGCTAAGGAATGGGCAACTACTGGAACAAAAGGAGACGGGGGACCGAAAACCATTACCTCATTGGATTTGAATGACGTACTCCTCGAGGAACGCAATCATCGCTTACAAGCGAAATATCAGGAAATCAGGGATAAGGAAGTTAAAGTAATCTGTCATTATGAAGAAGAAGCTGACTGGTTTGTCGTAGCTTATGGAACCGTTGGACGAATCGTTCAAAGTGCTGTTGAAAAAGCGCGAGAAGAAGGTGTTAATGTTGGTTTAATCAGACCTGTCAGCCTTTGGCCGTTCCCTCATGAGACGATATCAGGGTTCAGTGAAACATCATCTCATATTTTAGTGGTTGAAATGAGCGCAGGGCAAATGGTTGAAGACGTTCGATTGGCTGTAGAAGGGAAAGCTCCTGTCAGTTTCTATGGTCGAAACGGTGGGGTTATTCCTTCAGTTGGCGAAATCCTTGAGCAGATTATGAAAATAGATGCGGGGGTGACAGTCCGATGA
- a CDS encoding Glu/Leu/Phe/Val family dehydrogenase has product MSDNQNHEEIKEKDVLEATQTVIKKALDKLGFQDEVYELMKEPLRMMTVRIPVRMDDGSIEIFTGYRAQHNDAVGPTKGGVRFHPGVTEKEVRALSIWMSLKAGIMDLPYGGGKGGIVCDPRQMSFREIERLSRGYVRSISQIVGPTKDIPAPDVFTNSQIMAWMMDEYSRMKEFDSPGFITGKPLVLGGSHGRESATAKGVTICIREAAKKKGMTVEGSKVVIQGFGNAGSFLAKFLHDAGAKVVGISDVNGGLYDPEGLDIDYLLDRRDSFGTVTNLFNDVLSNKELIEQECDILVPAAIENQITEKNAHKINASIVVEAANGPTTMGATKILHERDILLVPDVLASAGGVTVSYFEWVQNNQGYYWEEEEVETKLEKKMTASFENVYRLASLRNVDMRLAAYMVGVRKMAEASRYRGWI; this is encoded by the coding sequence ATGTCCGACAATCAGAATCATGAAGAAATAAAAGAAAAAGATGTACTTGAAGCAACGCAAACGGTTATCAAAAAAGCTTTGGATAAGCTTGGATTTCAGGATGAAGTGTATGAGTTGATGAAAGAACCTTTACGGATGATGACGGTAAGGATTCCTGTAAGAATGGACGATGGTTCTATCGAAATTTTCACTGGTTATCGTGCGCAGCATAATGATGCTGTTGGACCAACAAAAGGCGGTGTCCGGTTTCATCCTGGCGTTACTGAAAAAGAGGTGAGGGCACTATCAATCTGGATGAGTCTGAAAGCAGGTATCATGGACTTACCATATGGCGGAGGAAAGGGGGGCATTGTTTGTGATCCCCGTCAAATGTCATTTCGGGAGATTGAACGCTTAAGCAGGGGATATGTCAGATCGATCAGTCAGATCGTAGGCCCAACAAAAGATATTCCTGCACCTGATGTATTCACAAATTCACAGATCATGGCATGGATGATGGATGAATACAGCCGTATGAAAGAATTCGATTCTCCAGGTTTTATTACGGGTAAACCGTTGGTTTTGGGAGGATCCCACGGCAGGGAATCGGCTACGGCAAAAGGTGTCACCATTTGCATTCGGGAAGCAGCCAAGAAAAAAGGGATGACGGTTGAAGGATCAAAAGTTGTTATTCAGGGCTTTGGTAATGCAGGCAGCTTTTTGGCGAAATTTCTTCATGATGCAGGAGCAAAAGTCGTTGGGATTTCTGACGTTAATGGTGGACTGTACGACCCTGAGGGATTGGATATCGACTATCTTTTGGACCGTCGGGACAGCTTTGGAACAGTAACGAATTTGTTTAATGACGTTCTCTCAAATAAAGAACTGATTGAGCAGGAATGTGATATTCTTGTTCCTGCGGCTATCGAGAACCAGATTACTGAAAAAAATGCACATAAAATTAATGCGTCTATTGTTGTGGAAGCTGCCAACGGACCCACAACGATGGGGGCGACAAAAATCCTTCATGAAAGAGACATATTACTTGTTCCAGACGTTTTAGCGAGCGCTGGCGGTGTGACAGTGTCATATTTTGAGTGGGTGCAGAATAACCAGGGATATTACTGGGAGGAAGAAGAGGTTGAAACGAAACTGGAGAAGAAGATGACAGCATCGTTTGAAAATGTATATCGGTTGGCCAGTCTTCGAAATGTGGATATGCGTCTCGCTGCTTATATGGTAGGCGTACGAAAAATGGCCGAAGCCAGCAGGTACAGAGGCTGGATTTAA
- a CDS encoding formate--tetrahydrofolate ligase encodes MAREVKSDIEIAQACKMMKISELIEELNIHENDWEPYGHYKGKLSLDLLEKHQNTPDGKVILVTAINPTPAGEGKSTITVGLGQALNKIGKKAVIALREPSLGPTMGIKGGAAGGGYSQVVPMEDINLHFTGDLHAITTAHNALAAMVDNHIHRGNELDLDVRRITWKRVLDINDRSLRHINIGLGGPLHGIPRESGFDITVASEIMAILCLASDLNDLKKRFARIVIGYSSNQKPVTVKDLEAEGALTLLMKDALKPNLVQTLENTPALIHGGPFANIAHGCNSVMATKLASKLGDYVVTEAGFGADLGAEKFLNIKMRAGNIQPSLVVIVATIRALKMHGGVPKDQLKNPDTEAMKKGLGNLEKHVESIRAFGLPHVVAINRFVHDSEEEIETLRHWCGEKGIEVELANVWEEGGAGGTALAEKVVHEIEHRKNQFKPLYELEDSLLSKVNTIAKTVYGADGAVLSKEAQKQLKDIQTNGWEHLPVCMAKTQNSLSDDPTRIGRPENFQITIRELKPSIGAGFIVALTGSIMTMPGLPKRPAAVDMDVDEEGKATGLF; translated from the coding sequence ATGGCAAGAGAAGTAAAATCAGACATTGAAATAGCTCAAGCATGCAAGATGATGAAAATTTCAGAATTGATTGAGGAATTGAATATTCACGAAAATGACTGGGAACCTTATGGTCATTACAAAGGAAAGCTTTCGCTGGATTTACTGGAAAAACATCAGAATACGCCAGATGGCAAGGTTATTCTTGTCACAGCCATTAATCCAACACCTGCAGGGGAAGGGAAGTCAACCATTACCGTTGGACTCGGACAGGCATTGAATAAAATCGGGAAAAAAGCTGTGATTGCACTCAGAGAGCCTTCATTGGGACCAACCATGGGGATCAAAGGAGGGGCGGCGGGAGGCGGTTACTCTCAGGTGGTACCTATGGAAGATATCAATCTTCACTTCACGGGTGATCTGCACGCGATAACCACAGCACACAATGCACTGGCTGCGATGGTGGATAATCATATTCATCGGGGCAATGAATTAGACTTGGACGTTCGACGCATCACCTGGAAACGGGTTCTGGATATCAACGACCGATCTCTTAGACATATTAATATCGGTCTGGGTGGCCCCCTGCATGGTATACCTCGCGAATCAGGATTCGATATCACCGTTGCATCAGAAATCATGGCCATTCTCTGTCTCGCATCAGACCTGAATGATTTAAAAAAGCGCTTCGCACGAATAGTCATTGGATATTCTTCCAATCAAAAGCCAGTAACCGTCAAAGACCTTGAAGCAGAAGGCGCATTAACTTTATTGATGAAAGATGCCTTGAAACCGAATCTGGTTCAAACATTGGAAAATACGCCAGCATTGATTCATGGTGGCCCTTTTGCAAATATCGCACACGGCTGTAATAGCGTCATGGCAACAAAGCTCGCATCTAAATTAGGAGATTACGTTGTCACTGAGGCTGGATTCGGCGCAGATTTAGGTGCTGAGAAATTCTTGAACATTAAAATGAGAGCAGGTAATATTCAACCGAGCCTCGTGGTGATTGTAGCAACAATCCGGGCATTGAAAATGCATGGAGGCGTCCCGAAAGATCAATTAAAGAATCCAGACACCGAAGCAATGAAAAAAGGTCTGGGCAACTTGGAGAAACACGTGGAATCAATTCGTGCGTTTGGACTGCCTCATGTTGTGGCAATTAACCGATTTGTTCATGATTCAGAGGAGGAAATCGAAACACTGCGCCACTGGTGTGGAGAAAAAGGGATAGAGGTTGAACTTGCAAACGTTTGGGAAGAAGGCGGAGCAGGAGGAACCGCATTGGCTGAAAAAGTCGTTCATGAAATTGAACATAGGAAAAATCAGTTTAAACCGTTATATGAACTGGAGGATTCGCTGTTATCGAAAGTGAATACCATCGCAAAAACAGTCTATGGAGCAGATGGTGCCGTCTTATCGAAAGAAGCGCAAAAACAGTTGAAGGATATTCAAACCAATGGTTGGGAACACTTGCCTGTTTGCATGGCAAAAACCCAAAATTCGCTATCAGATGATCCTACTCGAATAGGTCGTCCTGAAAACTTTCAGATCACAATCAGAGAGCTGAAACCATCTATTGGAGCGGGCTTTATTGTTGCGCTGACAGGCAGTATTATGACCATGCCAGGACTCCCGAAACGTCCCGCTGCGGTCGATATGGATGTTGATGAAGAAGGCAAAGCAACGGGCTTATTCTGA
- a CDS encoding 2-oxoacid:acceptor oxidoreductase family protein translates to MKEEIIIAGFGGQGVMSMGQLLTFAGMKEGKEVSWLPSYGPEQRGGTANVQVVISDGPFGSPVIDEPSVVIVLNDPSFEKFEPRVCPGGVLITNSDLVNQTSNRNDIKIIEVPATTVAITLSEERSAGMVILGALIGTTGILSRPSLLEALEDVLGKRKTHLIPVNEKAIRAGEDYAGQGKGILV, encoded by the coding sequence ATGAAAGAAGAAATTATTATTGCCGGATTTGGTGGCCAAGGCGTGATGTCCATGGGGCAATTACTAACGTTTGCCGGCATGAAAGAAGGGAAGGAAGTGTCGTGGCTCCCATCTTATGGTCCCGAACAGAGAGGTGGCACCGCTAATGTTCAAGTCGTTATCAGTGATGGTCCCTTTGGTTCACCGGTCATTGATGAACCAAGTGTTGTTATTGTATTAAATGATCCTTCTTTTGAAAAATTTGAACCAAGAGTGTGTCCTGGAGGCGTACTGATCACGAATTCAGATCTTGTGAATCAGACATCAAACAGGAATGATATTAAAATCATTGAGGTTCCGGCCACAACTGTCGCAATCACCTTATCAGAAGAGCGCTCAGCAGGTATGGTAATTCTCGGTGCATTAATTGGAACAACCGGTATATTGTCGAGACCTTCATTGCTCGAAGCCCTAGAAGATGTACTGGGAAAACGAAAAACACATTTGATCCCTGTGAATGAAAAAGCGATTCGCGCAGGTGAAGATTATGCCGGACAAGGAAAAGGTATTCTGGTTTAA